One segment of Polyangiaceae bacterium DNA contains the following:
- a CDS encoding two-component sensor histidine kinase — MSVSGRGRDLTTLGYRRIVKLLVTLVIVPSVLLSAIGVSLVVLGEARYDILIGILVLTFSSALVTGVILVWVFLHRERNLSELQADFVSKVSHELRTPLTSIRMFTETLVLRRGDKDAEDRCIQALNKESARLQQLIDRLLDWGRMESGRRVYELSEQDVAPIIDEAISAFEPTRERRHVDLDVRIDPNLPKLWCDKQALVISIVNLLSNAYKYGGQPRKIELSTSQAGRDICITVRDNGKGIARREHKRIFEKFYRVDDLLARQQEGSGLGLAIVQHVMRAHRGRVIVDSEQGRGSAFTLVLPLDNKAHATRQEPTTGGVA; from the coding sequence ATGAGTGTGAGCGGCAGAGGGCGAGATCTCACAACCCTCGGTTATCGACGTATCGTCAAACTACTCGTAACCCTGGTCATCGTCCCGTCCGTGCTCCTCAGCGCGATCGGCGTGTCCCTCGTCGTCCTCGGCGAAGCTCGGTACGACATCCTCATCGGAATTCTCGTCCTGACCTTCTCGAGCGCCCTCGTCACTGGCGTCATCTTGGTCTGGGTCTTTCTGCACCGCGAACGCAACCTGTCCGAGCTTCAGGCTGACTTCGTCTCCAAGGTCTCCCACGAGCTCCGTACGCCGCTCACATCGATCCGGATGTTCACCGAAACCCTCGTCCTCCGACGCGGCGACAAAGATGCCGAAGACCGCTGCATTCAGGCCCTCAACAAAGAAAGCGCCCGCCTTCAGCAGCTCATCGACCGCTTGCTCGATTGGGGCCGCATGGAAAGCGGCCGGCGCGTCTACGAGCTCAGCGAACAGGACGTCGCACCCATCATCGACGAAGCCATCTCGGCCTTCGAACCCACCCGCGAACGTAGGCACGTCGACCTCGACGTCCGCATCGATCCCAACCTCCCCAAGCTCTGGTGCGACAAACAGGCCCTGGTCATCTCCATCGTCAACCTGCTCTCGAACGCCTACAAGTACGGTGGGCAGCCACGAAAGATCGAGCTATCCACTTCGCAAGCGGGACGGGACATTTGCATCACCGTGCGCGACAACGGCAAAGGCATCGCGCGTCGCGAGCACAAGCGGATTTTCGAGAAATTCTACCGCGTCGACGACTTGCTCGCGCGCCAACAAGAAGGCTCCGGCCTCGGCCTTGCCATCGTGCAACACGTCATGCGAGCGCACCGTGGACGCGTGATCGTGGACAGCGAGCAAGGAAGGGGAAGCGCGTTCACCCTCGTCCTGCCGCTCGACAACAAGGCGCATGCAACGCGTCAAGAACCCACGACGGGCGGCGTGGCCTAA
- a CDS encoding GldG family protein, giving the protein MSDDKPTKDTDPTDVPKRSSGKTQRKKLKKAAPASEGSAKKTTRAEPEAAPERTSVAPAGTTASTKFSVIIGLVAAMVLALLVNVVAARHYRRWDFTKSGLYTLSRATVETLHALSEPIRIDVLVPASDPLSLSMRHLLAAYGAETTRLDVRFTDPDRHAAEFLAIQRKYDERVIEGRVITDASIVVSRGDRAHFITPRDLVEIEDAEDMRARPQLEQALTVGIRAVVSTDRPQVCFTTGHGEKSIEQGSSGLASLRDRLRLNGHDVVSVSTKPAAADKDDKNAARTSYAGCRVVIVAGPTEKFSQEDAQKLTAFVEQGGNVLVAAGPVPDDNSEHYVDLGLGELFGTFGLEINKNFIFETDPRLRSSRGFGETFMPITKPHAVTEGFLGAEQTGSGPVLTVASSMKATGKGAAAVAPLLVTSDDAFGMVDFFAWAKDPSEPVAKDGDTKGPLTVAFASELPARQGAARGARMVAVASSSPMMGENWMADELRGTAVFIESAIAWLTSAPTPIDIPKKPAMTAGLRLSEESLTSIFRYVVVFIPLASVLVGLAVQLRRRSTERRRGPTPRDDQ; this is encoded by the coding sequence ATGAGCGACGACAAACCCACCAAGGACACGGATCCGACCGACGTTCCGAAGCGTTCGTCAGGTAAAACCCAACGCAAGAAGCTAAAAAAAGCAGCCCCCGCTTCAGAAGGCTCGGCGAAAAAAACAACGCGTGCGGAACCCGAAGCGGCCCCCGAGCGCACGAGCGTCGCGCCGGCCGGAACCACGGCAAGCACCAAGTTCAGCGTCATCATCGGGCTCGTCGCAGCGATGGTCCTCGCGCTGCTCGTCAACGTCGTTGCGGCTCGGCATTACCGACGTTGGGACTTCACGAAGAGCGGCTTGTACACGCTCAGCCGCGCCACCGTCGAAACGCTGCACGCGCTCAGCGAACCGATTCGGATCGACGTGCTCGTACCAGCCTCCGATCCGCTCTCGTTATCGATGCGGCATTTGCTCGCCGCGTATGGCGCCGAAACGACACGCCTCGACGTCCGATTCACCGATCCCGATCGTCATGCCGCCGAGTTCCTCGCGATCCAACGCAAGTACGACGAGCGCGTCATCGAAGGTCGGGTGATCACCGATGCCTCCATCGTCGTCTCTCGAGGCGACCGAGCGCACTTCATCACGCCGCGCGACCTCGTCGAAATCGAGGATGCGGAAGACATGCGCGCTCGTCCGCAGCTCGAACAAGCGCTCACGGTTGGCATTCGCGCCGTCGTGTCGACCGATCGCCCGCAGGTCTGCTTCACCACGGGTCACGGAGAAAAATCCATCGAACAGGGCTCGAGCGGCCTCGCGTCACTGCGGGATCGTCTCAGGCTCAATGGGCATGACGTCGTCAGCGTGTCGACCAAGCCTGCTGCGGCGGACAAGGACGACAAGAACGCGGCACGCACGTCGTATGCGGGTTGTCGCGTCGTCATCGTTGCTGGTCCAACGGAAAAGTTTTCCCAAGAGGATGCGCAAAAGCTCACGGCGTTCGTCGAACAGGGAGGCAACGTGCTCGTTGCCGCGGGGCCCGTGCCCGATGACAACTCGGAGCACTACGTCGACCTGGGGCTCGGAGAATTGTTTGGAACGTTTGGCCTCGAAATAAATAAAAATTTCATCTTCGAAACAGATCCGCGATTGCGTTCGTCGCGAGGGTTTGGCGAAACGTTCATGCCCATCACCAAACCACACGCCGTCACCGAAGGGTTTCTCGGAGCGGAACAGACCGGGTCGGGTCCTGTGCTCACCGTCGCAAGCTCGATGAAAGCAACGGGCAAAGGTGCGGCTGCCGTAGCGCCGCTGCTCGTCACGAGCGACGACGCGTTTGGCATGGTCGACTTCTTCGCATGGGCAAAGGACCCCTCGGAACCCGTTGCCAAGGATGGCGACACCAAGGGGCCGCTCACGGTTGCATTTGCGTCCGAACTACCTGCTCGACAAGGCGCAGCGCGCGGTGCGCGCATGGTCGCGGTCGCGTCGTCGTCTCCCATGATGGGCGAGAACTGGATGGCCGACGAATTGCGCGGCACGGCGGTTTTCATCGAGAGCGCGATTGCGTGGCTCACGAGCGCGCCCACGCCCATCGACATCCCGAAGAAGCCTGCGATGACCGCTGGCTTGAGGCTTTCCGAAGAATCGCTCACGTCGATTTTTCGCTACGTCGTCGTGTTCATTCCGCTCGCCAGCGTGCTCGTGGGTCTGGCGGTTCAGTTGCGACGACGCAGCACGGAGCGGAGGCGCGGGCCGACACCGCGTGACGATCAATGA
- a CDS encoding DUF4340 domain-containing protein, producing MSLAATAKRHATTIVLSVLAVSGAVYVFVIDRGAVTTQEAEQRKRNIFIAWRPDDISEVTIERSGKTGKLTRRAPDARGQRFWDVSLGAATFSAEEQQVDQFLGTLEFATYERAVASGSVEPSALGMDHPRLRVSVTTSGRTTQLTLGAAASSPPGAVYAEVKTDAGTNLFVVTKELAEALDMDPEFLRARRLVPYSSPDIARFEVVSPSFAYHLERAQPDSDEMRLAGPTKEAKKRVSRRVFDEFLSTLGRTDAASFLADDVADKASSPAVTITFVPKDSARPRGVLAVGGDCPDKPEHVVAIQREPTRISACVPKAIADGLTKSPDALVDRALFVGSLDEVQEVAFTSGDKRLELARKGTAFHQRMPVDREVDASAGRALLEGLLGLRATDVLIDPDRAAMGLDKPYGTIRLTSLLPAHGEDGGDVERVEEIVVGAPRGDVVAVSRGKDGDVLVLPAAALRDLFPSDVALRSLTVIDHPETVVRALRIEQGDRVQRIERTAEGGWKLTEPSGRGLAADIGLGSDVATTLFPLKVERFVAEKDDGSFGLDKPRIVIDADIGSGDAGARNIRVLIGAPTTSGSFARIAGDDAVFVAPRAVEAVANQWLLDRAVFSLDLGDIVKVTVASTDKGKKPLVLERVGDALRIVGDPSATARAAELRDALGELAPDVAVSVGAPRKEQGLDPPALTVTIERARRDDGSSSPVVDPQRTVRFLFGSTDVHRGREIVYARRDGVDATYVIPQSKARVFYDTFR from the coding sequence ATGAGTCTCGCCGCCACGGCAAAGCGGCACGCGACCACGATCGTCCTGTCCGTGCTGGCAGTGTCGGGCGCGGTGTATGTCTTCGTGATCGATCGAGGCGCGGTCACCACGCAAGAAGCCGAGCAGCGTAAGCGCAACATTTTCATTGCATGGCGCCCGGACGACATCTCCGAGGTGACCATCGAACGCAGCGGCAAAACGGGCAAACTCACACGAAGGGCGCCCGATGCACGCGGACAACGTTTTTGGGACGTCTCGCTCGGGGCAGCTACGTTTTCCGCGGAAGAGCAGCAGGTCGATCAGTTTCTCGGGACGCTCGAGTTTGCCACGTACGAACGCGCTGTTGCGTCAGGCAGCGTCGAACCGAGCGCGCTCGGAATGGACCACCCTCGCCTCCGCGTATCCGTCACGACGAGTGGTCGCACGACGCAGCTCACCCTCGGTGCTGCGGCGTCGTCGCCTCCAGGTGCTGTGTATGCCGAGGTCAAGACCGATGCGGGCACGAATCTTTTCGTCGTCACCAAAGAGCTCGCCGAAGCGCTCGATATGGATCCAGAGTTTCTTCGAGCTCGAAGACTCGTGCCTTATTCATCACCGGACATCGCGCGATTCGAGGTGGTTTCGCCATCGTTTGCGTATCACCTCGAGCGCGCGCAGCCGGACAGTGACGAAATGCGCCTCGCGGGTCCCACGAAGGAAGCGAAGAAGCGAGTGTCGCGGCGCGTATTCGATGAATTTCTGAGCACGCTCGGACGCACGGATGCAGCTTCATTTTTGGCCGACGACGTCGCGGACAAGGCGTCCAGCCCAGCCGTCACCATCACGTTCGTGCCCAAAGATTCAGCGCGCCCGCGGGGTGTTCTTGCCGTCGGTGGTGATTGCCCGGACAAACCCGAGCATGTCGTCGCGATCCAGCGTGAACCAACGCGCATCTCCGCGTGTGTGCCGAAAGCGATTGCCGATGGCTTGACCAAGTCTCCCGATGCGCTCGTGGATCGAGCGCTCTTCGTGGGCAGCCTCGATGAAGTGCAGGAAGTGGCCTTCACGTCCGGCGACAAACGGCTGGAGCTCGCGCGCAAGGGCACGGCATTTCACCAGCGAATGCCCGTGGATCGCGAAGTCGATGCATCGGCTGGACGAGCTTTGCTGGAAGGGCTTCTCGGCCTGCGTGCGACCGATGTGCTCATCGATCCGGATCGTGCGGCCATGGGCCTGGACAAACCTTACGGGACGATTCGTCTCACGTCGCTCTTGCCAGCGCATGGCGAAGACGGGGGCGACGTGGAACGCGTCGAAGAAATCGTCGTCGGCGCGCCGCGAGGAGACGTCGTGGCCGTGTCGCGAGGCAAAGATGGTGACGTGCTCGTGCTTCCAGCCGCTGCGCTTCGCGATCTGTTCCCCAGTGACGTTGCGCTGCGAAGTCTCACCGTGATCGATCATCCGGAGACCGTTGTTCGTGCGCTCCGAATCGAACAGGGAGATCGGGTCCAACGCATCGAACGCACGGCAGAGGGTGGATGGAAATTGACGGAGCCTTCGGGACGAGGGCTCGCCGCGGACATCGGTCTCGGCTCGGACGTTGCGACGACACTCTTTCCGTTGAAGGTCGAGCGCTTCGTTGCTGAAAAGGACGATGGATCCTTTGGTTTGGACAAACCGCGCATCGTCATCGATGCCGACATCGGATCGGGAGATGCGGGTGCGCGCAACATTCGCGTATTGATTGGAGCACCAACGACGAGCGGTTCGTTCGCGCGGATCGCTGGCGACGATGCCGTGTTCGTTGCGCCGCGTGCGGTCGAGGCGGTGGCAAACCAGTGGCTACTCGATCGAGCTGTTTTCAGTCTCGATCTGGGTGACATCGTGAAGGTGACCGTTGCATCGACGGACAAAGGCAAGAAACCGTTGGTGCTCGAACGAGTGGGCGATGCTTTGCGGATCGTGGGGGATCCGTCGGCAACTGCGCGCGCAGCGGAATTGCGGGATGCGCTTGGCGAGCTTGCCCCGGATGTCGCGGTGAGCGTGGGCGCACCGCGCAAGGAACAGGGACTCGACCCACCCGCGTTGACGGTGACCATCGAACGCGCGCGGCGTGACGATGGCTCGAGCAGCCCCGTTGTGGATCCGCAACGCACGGTGCGATTCCTGTTCGGGTCGACCGATGTCCACCGCGGGCGTGAGATTGTATACGCACGTCGAGACGGGGTCGACGCGACGTACGTTATCCCGCAGTCCAAGGCACGCGTGTTTTACGACACGTTTCGTTAG
- a CDS encoding S8 family serine peptidase: MSTDPRSTLPGLAALQSETLGSSDICVAVLDGPVDLTHPAFAGANVTAIEMPASHDEAADRAHGTHVASVVFGQPDSSAPGVAPRSRGIIVPVHAFRADQSVPAGNPPDLARGIREALEHGAHIVLLHGGALSPDAGMLDALAKALARAAERNVLVVVAAEGDGNEHFHVPTAASTVLAVAAEDSEGKLLDFGMWGPTYRDSGVVAPGESVIGAAPGGGTVAQSGATFAAARVAGIAALFLAIQQSRGQKPDCRAVRSVLLQSATPLSAAESERGKGVLRGRLNLDAARKLI, encoded by the coding sequence ATGTCCACCGACCCGCGATCCACTTTGCCTGGTCTTGCCGCGCTTCAATCCGAAACGCTTGGCAGCTCTGATATCTGCGTCGCCGTTCTCGACGGTCCCGTTGATCTCACGCATCCCGCTTTCGCTGGAGCGAACGTCACGGCAATCGAGATGCCGGCCTCTCATGACGAAGCTGCTGATCGCGCGCATGGCACGCACGTAGCGAGTGTCGTGTTTGGTCAGCCTGACAGTTCGGCTCCTGGTGTCGCGCCTCGATCGCGCGGGATCATCGTGCCCGTTCACGCATTTCGAGCGGACCAATCGGTTCCCGCAGGAAACCCGCCCGACCTTGCGCGAGGCATTCGCGAAGCGCTCGAGCACGGTGCACACATCGTGCTGCTGCATGGTGGTGCACTCTCCCCCGATGCCGGAATGCTCGATGCCCTCGCCAAGGCGCTTGCACGCGCTGCCGAGCGTAACGTGCTCGTCGTCGTCGCCGCTGAAGGTGACGGCAACGAACACTTTCACGTGCCGACGGCCGCATCGACCGTGCTTGCTGTCGCCGCCGAGGACTCCGAGGGCAAGCTGCTCGACTTCGGAATGTGGGGACCGACGTATCGAGACAGTGGTGTCGTCGCACCTGGTGAATCGGTCATCGGAGCGGCCCCTGGTGGAGGCACGGTTGCTCAAAGCGGAGCGACCTTTGCTGCGGCGCGCGTGGCCGGCATTGCCGCCTTGTTCCTCGCGATTCAGCAGAGCCGAGGGCAGAAGCCCGATTGTCGTGCCGTTCGCAGTGTCCTTTTGCAGAGCGCCACACCGCTTTCGGCTGCCGAGAGCGAGCGCGGCAAAGGCGTCCTCCGCGGGCGCCTCAACCTCGACGCCGCCCGCAAATTGATTTAG
- a CDS encoding DUF3293 domain-containing protein — protein sequence MDQALLRSYLATIYELPGPNGSPLRASLDGEIVQDHSALPEILTRRFAVLTAYNPRSMLLPRKVNEQRHHVLRDLLILGCYRVEPCVGSEAEPDGVWREPAWLVYGMERDEAIAFGRVYRQNTIVYAENGRPEIIVTDPTADDVGRTFHGNWRVRS from the coding sequence ATGGACCAAGCGCTGCTACGTTCGTATCTAGCGACGATTTACGAGCTACCCGGGCCGAACGGATCGCCGCTTCGCGCGTCGCTCGATGGCGAGATCGTCCAAGATCACTCGGCGCTCCCCGAGATTCTGACGCGACGGTTTGCCGTGCTGACGGCGTACAACCCGCGTTCGATGTTACTGCCACGTAAGGTCAACGAGCAGCGGCATCACGTTCTGCGCGATTTGCTGATCCTCGGGTGCTATCGCGTCGAGCCATGTGTCGGATCAGAAGCCGAACCGGATGGCGTTTGGCGTGAACCGGCGTGGCTCGTGTACGGCATGGAGCGTGACGAAGCGATCGCGTTTGGCCGTGTTTATCGGCAGAACACGATCGTGTATGCCGAAAATGGGCGACCGGAAATCATCGTGACCGATCCGACGGCGGACGACGTGGGACGCACATTTCATGGCAACTGGCGGGTGCGCTCGTGA
- a CDS encoding ABC transporter ATP-binding protein: MIDVHRLSKSYGAFRAVSDISFHVERGEVVGFLGPNGAGKSTTLRMLAGFLGPSAGRIRIDGHDIADEPILSRQKLGYMPETCPLYPEMRVREYLAFRAELKRLPRRDRSRAVDDVSKEVDIADVGDVLIRHLSKGYRQRVGLADALLGDPPVLILDEPTAGMDPNQIRQVRDLVRKRGDKHAILLSTHILSEVEATCTRALVIARGKLVASGSIAELREMRRASGLRIVVRGDRARALEVVRASSGVAKAAVDDTATPSPDAITITASYDRDAQGNDTAELIVSALVDAGLFVREVVPRAASLEQVFAELTRGDERFVEDESSSSEEPGKGDA, from the coding sequence ATGATCGACGTCCATCGGCTCTCCAAGTCGTACGGCGCATTTCGCGCAGTCTCCGACATCTCGTTCCATGTCGAACGCGGAGAAGTCGTGGGTTTTTTGGGGCCCAACGGTGCAGGCAAAAGCACCACGCTCCGCATGCTCGCAGGTTTCCTCGGACCATCTGCAGGCCGCATCCGCATCGACGGTCACGACATCGCCGACGAACCGATCCTGTCCCGTCAAAAGCTGGGCTACATGCCCGAGACGTGTCCGCTCTATCCCGAAATGCGCGTTCGCGAATACCTCGCATTCCGCGCCGAGCTCAAACGTTTGCCGCGCCGTGATCGATCGCGCGCCGTCGATGACGTCTCGAAAGAAGTCGACATCGCAGACGTCGGCGATGTCCTCATTCGCCACTTGTCGAAGGGCTACCGGCAACGCGTGGGCCTCGCCGATGCGCTCCTCGGTGATCCCCCCGTTCTCATCCTCGATGAACCAACCGCGGGCATGGATCCCAATCAAATCCGCCAAGTCCGAGACCTCGTGAGAAAGCGCGGCGACAAACACGCCATTCTTTTGTCCACCCACATTCTTTCCGAGGTTGAAGCAACCTGCACCCGCGCACTCGTCATCGCCCGCGGCAAACTCGTTGCCTCCGGCTCGATCGCCGAGCTTCGCGAAATGCGTCGAGCATCCGGCCTGCGCATCGTCGTCCGCGGCGACCGCGCTCGAGCTCTCGAGGTCGTACGCGCATCCAGTGGCGTTGCCAAAGCCGCCGTCGACGACACTGCAACACCGTCGCCCGATGCCATCACGATCACCGCTTCGTACGATCGCGATGCCCAAGGCAACGACACCGCCGAGCTCATCGTGTCGGCCCTCGTCGATGCAGGGCTTTTCGTGCGGGAAGTCGTCCCGCGAGCAGCGTCTTTGGAACAAGTTTTCGCTGAGCTTACGCGTGGCGACGAAAGGTTTGTCGAAGATGAATCATCGTCTTCCGAAGAGCCAGGAAAGGGTGACGCGTGA
- a CDS encoding ABC transporter permease — translation MRGFWPIFKRELFALFVTPLAWVAITSFLLLQGLHFFLIVINFASAPPESIGDSGPVQSFFGQTMLLYVPLLVVCPLLTMRSFAEERRSGTIETLLTAPVSAVGVTLAKYAAALVTYAAMWAPTLLYVVVIRMQNGDIDWRVVGTSYLAVLAIGGGYLAIGIMTSALAQSQLTAAVLSALAISGLFFFGLAEFIVPDGTVHEIATHISVWTQMNDASRGLLDSRRLVYDATVIALPLFVTTRAVDAWRWG, via the coding sequence GTGAGGGGTTTCTGGCCGATCTTCAAGCGTGAGCTCTTCGCGCTTTTCGTCACGCCGCTCGCGTGGGTCGCGATTACGTCGTTCCTGCTCCTCCAGGGGCTGCACTTTTTCCTCATCGTCATCAATTTCGCTTCGGCTCCGCCGGAATCGATTGGCGACAGTGGCCCGGTGCAATCGTTTTTTGGTCAAACGATGTTGCTCTACGTCCCGCTGCTCGTCGTGTGCCCCTTGCTCACGATGCGCTCCTTCGCGGAGGAGCGACGAAGCGGCACCATCGAAACGCTTCTCACGGCCCCCGTCAGTGCCGTGGGCGTCACGCTCGCCAAATACGCCGCGGCGCTCGTGACGTATGCGGCCATGTGGGCGCCGACCTTGCTCTACGTCGTCGTCATACGCATGCAAAACGGCGACATCGATTGGCGCGTCGTCGGCACCAGCTACCTCGCGGTGCTCGCCATCGGCGGTGGGTACTTGGCGATTGGCATCATGACCAGCGCCCTCGCGCAAAGTCAGCTCACGGCTGCCGTGCTCTCGGCGCTCGCGATCTCCGGTCTGTTTTTCTTCGGCCTCGCCGAGTTCATCGTGCCCGATGGAACGGTGCACGAGATCGCCACGCACATATCCGTTTGGACACAAATGAATGACGCGTCCCGTGGCCTGCTCGATTCGCGGCGATTGGTTTACGACGCCACGGTAATCGCCCTCCCCTTGTTCGTCACCACGCGAGCCGTCGATGCCTGGAGGTGGGGATGA
- a CDS encoding dihydroorotase: MIDSFRSAQVLVFSSVRAFDPARGLDAIVDVVIENGVISRVGQGAATPDILSSEHAHVIRGESLLLLPAFVDLHAHLREPGQEYKEDIASGLAAAAAGGFAHVCVMPNTRPVNDTRSITEAMIAKAKSIGGPQLHPIGAITIGQKGSELVEMADLKDAGAVAVSDDGRCVMSSAVMRRALEYAANFDLPVIQHAEDHSLTEGSLMHEGAISTRLGLRGWPRVAEDIIVARDVLLAELTGAKYHVAHVSSRGAVRILREAKSRGIHVTAEVTPHHLSLTDAAVIGYDTACRVNPPLREPEDVAALCEALEDGTIDAVATDHAPHSSLEKDCEFAEASPGMIGLELVVPLLLERVREKRFSLERLITALTAAPARIVGLDAPSLRIGARADVCLVDPERTWTIEPTRLRSKSKNTPFLGKQVRGQVLLTMASGRIVHASPIEEQAAR, encoded by the coding sequence ATGATTGATTCGTTTCGATCAGCGCAAGTCCTCGTATTTTCAAGCGTGCGCGCATTCGATCCCGCTCGAGGGCTCGACGCCATCGTGGATGTCGTCATCGAAAACGGTGTCATCTCGCGCGTTGGCCAGGGCGCAGCAACGCCTGACATTCTCTCGTCCGAACACGCGCACGTCATTCGTGGCGAAAGCTTGCTTCTCCTCCCCGCGTTCGTCGATTTGCACGCGCACCTACGTGAACCGGGCCAGGAGTACAAAGAAGACATCGCTTCGGGCCTTGCGGCTGCTGCCGCCGGCGGGTTTGCCCACGTGTGCGTCATGCCAAACACGCGACCCGTCAATGACACGCGCAGCATCACCGAAGCGATGATTGCCAAAGCAAAGTCGATCGGCGGCCCGCAGCTTCATCCCATCGGAGCCATCACCATCGGCCAAAAAGGCTCCGAGCTCGTCGAAATGGCCGACCTCAAGGACGCCGGTGCCGTCGCCGTATCCGACGATGGTCGCTGCGTCATGTCGAGCGCCGTCATGCGAAGGGCCCTCGAATACGCAGCCAACTTCGACCTGCCCGTCATTCAGCACGCCGAAGACCATTCCCTCACCGAAGGCTCGCTCATGCACGAAGGCGCCATCTCCACGCGCCTCGGCCTGCGCGGTTGGCCTCGCGTCGCCGAAGACATCATCGTCGCACGCGATGTCCTCCTCGCAGAGCTCACGGGCGCCAAGTATCACGTCGCGCATGTCTCTTCGCGAGGCGCCGTGCGCATCTTGCGGGAAGCCAAAAGCCGCGGCATCCACGTCACCGCCGAAGTCACGCCGCACCACTTGTCGCTCACGGACGCAGCCGTCATCGGCTACGACACCGCGTGCAGGGTCAACCCGCCCTTGCGCGAACCCGAAGACGTCGCGGCCCTCTGCGAAGCGCTCGAAGACGGCACCATCGACGCCGTTGCCACCGATCACGCCCCGCATTCGTCGCTCGAAAAAGATTGCGAGTTCGCCGAAGCATCGCCCGGCATGATCGGCCTCGAGCTCGTCGTCCCGCTGCTGCTCGAACGCGTGCGCGAAAAACGATTTTCACTCGAACGGCTCATCACCGCGCTCACGGCGGCACCTGCTCGAATCGTTGGTCTCGACGCACCAAGCTTACGCATAGGCGCGCGAGCCGATGTTTGTCTCGTCGATCCAGAACGAACGTGGACCATTGAACCCACACGGCTGCGATCGAAGAGCAAAAACACGCCGTTCCTGGGCAAACAGGTCCGGGGCCAGGTGCTCTTGACCATGGCGTCGGGTCGCATCGTTCACGCGTCACCGATCGAGGAGCAAGCAGCACGATGA
- a CDS encoding response regulator transcription factor, translated as MNRVGQSGGTSKTVLIVEDDESIAMGLEMNLSAEGYRVLVATDGETGLARAKEGSVDLVILDVMLPKLNGFELLRMLRGERHTMPVIMLSARGAEMDKVMGLELGAEDYITKPFSLAELLARVKAVLRRDAIARGDDTNPVRAADLEIHPSRREVRRSGQLVELTATEFDILVCLVNAGGRVLTREQLQAQVWGPGHHGTPRTVDNFILQLRTKLEDSPANPRHIITVRGVGYRFVP; from the coding sequence ATGAATCGGGTCGGACAAAGCGGTGGCACGTCGAAAACGGTCCTCATCGTCGAAGATGACGAAAGCATCGCGATGGGCCTCGAGATGAACCTTTCTGCCGAGGGGTACCGCGTCCTCGTCGCAACCGACGGAGAAACCGGACTTGCCCGCGCCAAAGAGGGCAGCGTCGACCTCGTGATCCTCGACGTCATGCTCCCCAAGCTGAACGGCTTCGAGCTTCTCCGCATGCTCCGAGGCGAACGCCACACGATGCCCGTCATCATGCTCAGCGCGCGCGGCGCCGAGATGGACAAGGTCATGGGCCTCGAACTCGGCGCCGAGGACTACATCACGAAGCCGTTTAGTTTGGCCGAGCTGCTTGCCCGCGTGAAAGCGGTCCTTCGCCGAGATGCCATTGCCCGAGGTGACGACACGAACCCCGTCCGAGCTGCCGACCTCGAGATTCACCCCTCACGCCGCGAAGTTCGCCGCTCGGGCCAGCTCGTCGAGCTCACGGCGACCGAGTTCGACATACTTGTCTGTCTCGTCAATGCCGGCGGTCGCGTGCTCACGCGCGAGCAGCTTCAGGCACAGGTGTGGGGTCCCGGTCATCACGGCACCCCCCGCACCGTCGACAACTTCATTCTTCAGCTTCGTACCAAGCTCGAAGACTCACCGGCAAACCCTCGTCACATCATCACCGTACGTGGAGTCGGCTACCGGTTCGTCCCTTGA